The Legionella spiritensis DNA segment GTTGAAAGCAGATGTTAATGGGGTCAACTGGCCTGACGCCAAGATAGCCGAAGCATTTGACTGTCGCATACAAACTGTTGAGGATGTACGCAAGCGTCTTGTATTGGAAGGATTTGACACTGCGCTCAATGGAAAAAAACCAAAGAATCCACCCCGGGCAAGACGGCTATCTGGAGAACAGGAAGCGCAATTAATAGCGATGCGTCTTGGAACGCCACCTGGTGGGTATGGAAGCTGGACTCTGAGTCTTCTCAGGGATGAAATGATAAGACTCGAGATAGTGGATACCATAGGCAGAGAAACGATCAGGGGCATTCTAAAAAAAACGGTCT contains these protein-coding regions:
- a CDS encoding helix-turn-helix domain-containing protein, with the protein product MKKYIVRLSPEERVELEGVVKKLRGSPQKVKRAQILLKADVNGVNWPDAKIAEAFDCRIQTVEDVRKRLVLEGFDTALNGKKPKNPPRARRLSGEQEAQLIAMRLGTPPGGYGSWTLSLLRDEMIRLEIVDTIGRETIRGILKKTV